A portion of the Choristoneura fumiferana chromosome 20, NRCan_CFum_1, whole genome shotgun sequence genome contains these proteins:
- the LOC141439333 gene encoding uncharacterized protein isoform X2 — MVCFQRNVVHRDLKLGNIVLNQRTGRITITNFCLGTHLGSDRDLLKDQRGSPAYISPDVLMCKPYLGKPSDMWALGVVLYTMLYGQFPFCDTSLAQLFSRIQAASYNIPPDGNSVQVSDNTVFLIQRLLVKDPKHRLLADEVLDQLSNIIATSVIVPNLPDDLQVVPEVVLEEEKEKDKATDERKPVTPIPDSGGDRVQTTNDEVGVYCVPLPDFLALNFPPAPQPAQSADVFPAESQRQITVQRIGRDARPLSASEIARYQHMFTSSQPREPRADPPRQTLVPDAARPENPRLRALAQRIPRLNPIVASTSNGQGSSSSSGSSADFRVIPWSERSRLQFDRSLDQDYVLRLPVLDLSRIPQSRIMNPAPVHTVNLEAVINNPRPPADNNEFDYN; from the exons atggtttgttTTCAGAGGAATGTAGTACATAGAGATCTGAAGTTGGGTAACATTGTGTTGAATCAGAGAACCGGCCGTATCACCATCACTAACTTCTGTCTCGGGACCCACTTAGGCAGCGACAGGGATTTACTAAAGGACCAAAGGG GTTCACCAGCCTACATTTCTCCCGACGTTCTGATGTGCAAGCCCTATTTAGGCAAGCCTTCGGACATGTGGGCGTTAGGTGTAGTGCTTTACACCATGCTGTACGGCCAGTTCCCTTTCTGTGATACCAGCCTCGCACAGCTGTTTAGCAGGATACAGGCTGCCAGTTATAATATACCACC cGATGGCAACTCCGTACAGGTTTCTGACAACACcgtgtttttaatacaaagacTGCTAGTGAAGGATCCTAAGCACAGATTATTGGCCGATGAG GTACTTGACCAACTGTCAAATATTATAGCAACTTCGGTGATCGTCCCGAATTTACCCGATGATTTACAAGTAGTGCCCGAAGTAGTTTTAGAAGAggagaaagaaaaagacaagGCTACTGATGAACGTAAACCGGTGACCCCCATCCCGGATAGTGGGGGTGACAGGGTGCAGACAACCAAT GATGAAGTAGGCGTCTACTGCGTCCCGTTACCGGACTTTTTGGCCCTGAACTTCCCCCCCGCCCCGCAGCCCGCACAGTCCGCAGACGTGTTCCCGGCGGAGAGTCAGCGGCAGATCACCGTGCAGAGGATAGGGAGGGACGCGCGGCCGCTCAGCGCCTCGGAAATAGCCAG ATACCAGCACATGTTCACAAGCAGCCAGCCTCGCGAGCCGCGCGCGGATCCCCCGCGGCAGACGCTCGTGCCGGACGCGGCCCGACCCGAGAACCCCCGGCTGCGCGCCCTGGCGCAACGGATCCCCCGGCTTAACCCCATCGTGGCTAGCACTTCTAATGGCCAAG GCTCATCGTCGTCCTCGGGCAGTTCCGCCGACTTTCGTGTCATTCCGTGGTCCGAGAGATCGCGCCTACAGTTCGACAGATCCCTAGACCAAGACTACGTTCTGAGGCTGCCTGTTTTGGACCTATCTCGGATCCCCCAGAGTAGAATTATGAACCCTGCCCCCGTCCATACTGTGAATTTAGAAGCAGTTATCAACAATCCTAGACCACCGGCGGATAATAACGAGTTTGACTATAATTAG
- the LOC141439333 gene encoding uncharacterized protein isoform X1 — protein MVCFQRNVVHRDLKLGNIVLNQRTGRITITNFCLGTHLGSDRDLLKDQRGSPAYISPDVLMCKPYLGKPSDMWALGVVLYTMLYGQFPFCDTSLAQLFSRIQAASYNIPPDGNSVQVSDNTVFLIQRLLVKDPKHRLLADEVLDQLSNIIATSVIVPNLPDDLQVVPEVVLEEEKEKDKATDERKPVTPIPDSGGDRVQTTNDEVGVYCVPLPDFLALNFPPAPQPAQSADVFPAESQRQITVQRIGRDARPLSASEIARYQHMFTSSQPREPRADPPRQTLVPDAARPENPRLRALAQRIPRLNPIVASTSNGQGSSSSSSGSSADFRVIPWSERSRLQFDRSLDQDYVLRLPVLDLSRIPQSRIMNPAPVHTVNLEAVINNPRPPADNNEFDYN, from the exons atggtttgttTTCAGAGGAATGTAGTACATAGAGATCTGAAGTTGGGTAACATTGTGTTGAATCAGAGAACCGGCCGTATCACCATCACTAACTTCTGTCTCGGGACCCACTTAGGCAGCGACAGGGATTTACTAAAGGACCAAAGGG GTTCACCAGCCTACATTTCTCCCGACGTTCTGATGTGCAAGCCCTATTTAGGCAAGCCTTCGGACATGTGGGCGTTAGGTGTAGTGCTTTACACCATGCTGTACGGCCAGTTCCCTTTCTGTGATACCAGCCTCGCACAGCTGTTTAGCAGGATACAGGCTGCCAGTTATAATATACCACC cGATGGCAACTCCGTACAGGTTTCTGACAACACcgtgtttttaatacaaagacTGCTAGTGAAGGATCCTAAGCACAGATTATTGGCCGATGAG GTACTTGACCAACTGTCAAATATTATAGCAACTTCGGTGATCGTCCCGAATTTACCCGATGATTTACAAGTAGTGCCCGAAGTAGTTTTAGAAGAggagaaagaaaaagacaagGCTACTGATGAACGTAAACCGGTGACCCCCATCCCGGATAGTGGGGGTGACAGGGTGCAGACAACCAAT GATGAAGTAGGCGTCTACTGCGTCCCGTTACCGGACTTTTTGGCCCTGAACTTCCCCCCCGCCCCGCAGCCCGCACAGTCCGCAGACGTGTTCCCGGCGGAGAGTCAGCGGCAGATCACCGTGCAGAGGATAGGGAGGGACGCGCGGCCGCTCAGCGCCTCGGAAATAGCCAG ATACCAGCACATGTTCACAAGCAGCCAGCCTCGCGAGCCGCGCGCGGATCCCCCGCGGCAGACGCTCGTGCCGGACGCGGCCCGACCCGAGAACCCCCGGCTGCGCGCCCTGGCGCAACGGATCCCCCGGCTTAACCCCATCGTGGCTAGCACTTCTAATGGCCAAGGTA GCTCATCGTCGTCCTCGGGCAGTTCCGCCGACTTTCGTGTCATTCCGTGGTCCGAGAGATCGCGCCTACAGTTCGACAGATCCCTAGACCAAGACTACGTTCTGAGGCTGCCTGTTTTGGACCTATCTCGGATCCCCCAGAGTAGAATTATGAACCCTGCCCCCGTCCATACTGTGAATTTAGAAGCAGTTATCAACAATCCTAGACCACCGGCGGATAATAACGAGTTTGACTATAATTAG